The Myotis daubentonii chromosome 9, mMyoDau2.1, whole genome shotgun sequence genome has a segment encoding these proteins:
- the FEN1 gene encoding flap endonuclease 1, producing MGIQGLAKLIADVAPSAIRENDIKSYFGRKVAIDASMSIYQFLIAVRQGGDVLQNEEGETTSHLMGMFYRTIRMIENGIKPVYVFDGKPPQLKSGELAKRSERRAEAEKQLHEAQAAGAEEEVEKFTKRLVKVTKQHNDECKHLLSLMGIPYLDAPSEAEASCAALVKAGKVYAAATEDMDCLTFGSPVLMRHLTASEAKKLPIQEFHLSRILQELGLNQEQFVDLCILLGSDYCESIRGIGPKRAVDLIQKHKSIEEIVRRLDPNKYPVPENWLHKEAQQLFLAPEVLDPESVELKWSEPKEEELVKFMCGEKQFSEERIRSGVKRLNKSRQGSTQGRLEDFFKVTGSLSSAKRKEPEPKGSAKKKAKTGAAGKFKRGK from the coding sequence ATGGGCATTCAAGGCCTGGCCAAACTGATCGCGGATGTGGCCCCCAGTGCCATTCGGGAGAATGACATCAAGAGCTACTTTGGCCGCAAGGTGGCCATCGATGCCTCCATGAGCATCTATCAGTTCCTGATTGCTGTTCGCCAGGGTGGGGACGTGCTGCAGAATGAGGAGGGTGAGACCACCAGCCACCTGATGGGCATGTTCTACCGCACCATCCGCATGATAGAGAATGGCATCAAGCCCGTGTATGTCTTTGACGGCAAGCCGCCGCAGCTCAAGTCGGGGGAGCTGGCCAAACGCAGTGAGCGGCGGGCTGAGGCGGAGAAGCAGCTGCATGAGGCTCAGGCTGCCGGGGCCGAGGAGGAAGTGGAGAAGTTCACTAAGCGGCTGGTGAAGGTCACCAAGCAACACAATGATGAGTGCAAGCACCTCCTGAGCCTCATGGGCATCCCGTACCTCGATGCACCCAGTGAGGCAGAGGCCAGCTGTGCCGCCCTGGTGAAGGCTGGCAAAGTCTACGCTGCGGCCACGGAGGACATGGATTGCCTGACCTTCGGCAGCCCTGTGCTCATGCGGCACCTGACTGCCAGCGAGGCCAAGAAGCTGCCCATCCAGGAGTTTCACCTGAGCCGGATTCTGCAGGAGCTGGGCCTGAACCAGGAGCAGTTTGTGGACCTGTGCATCCTGCTGGGCAGCGACTACTGCGAGAGCATTCGGGGCATTGGGCCCAAGCGGGCCGTGGACCTCATCCAGAAGCACAAGAGCATCGAGGAGATTGTGCGTCGACTTGACCCCAACAAGTACCCTGTGCCAGAGAACTGGCTCCACAAGGAGGCCCAGCAGCTGTTCCTGGCGCCCGAGGTGCTGGACCCGGAGTCCGTGGAACTGAAGTGGAGTGAGCCGAAGGAAGAGGAGCTCGTCAAGTTCATGTGTGGCGAAAAGCAGTTCTCCGAGGAGCGGATCCGCAGCGGGGTCAAGCGGCTGAACAAGAGTCGCCAAGGCAGCACCCAGGGCCGCCTGGAAGACTTCTTCAAGGTCACCGGCTCGCTCTCCTCAGCCAAGCGCAAGGAGCCGGAACCCAAGGGATCCGCTAAGAAGAAGGCAAAGACTGGGGCAGCGGGGAAGTTCAAAAGGGGGAAATAA
- the TMEM258 gene encoding transmembrane protein 258 has protein sequence MELEAMSRYTSPVNPAVFPHLTVVLLAIGMFFTAWFFVYEVTSTKYTRDIYKELLISLVASLFMGFGFLFLLLWVGIYV, from the exons ATG GAGCTTGAGGCCATGAGCAGGTACACCAGCCCCGTGAACCCCGCCGTCTTCCCCCATCTGACGGTGGTGCTGCTGGCCATTGGCATGTTCTTCACCGCCTGGTTCTTCGT CTATGAGGTCACGTCCACCAAGTACACGCGGGACATCTACAAGGAGCTGCTCATCTCCTTGGTGGCCTCGCTCTTCATGGGCTTTGGGttcctcttcctgctgctctGGGTTGGCATCTACGTATGA
- the MYRF gene encoding myelin regulatory factor isoform X6 — protein MEVVDETEALQRFFEGHDLSGALEPSNIDTSILEEYISKEDASDLTLPDSPPDSGSEAYSPQQRDLYMKAEPPMPPYAAMGQGLVPADLHHTQQSQMLHQLLQQHGAELPTHPSKKRKHSESPPNTLNAQMLNGMIKQEPGTVTALPAHPPRAPSPPWPPQGPLSPGPGSLPLSIARVQTPPWHPPGAPSPGLLQDNDSLSGSYLDPNYQSIKWQPHQQNKWATLYDANYKELPMLTYRVDADKGFNFSVGDDAFVCQKKNHFQVTVYIGMLGEPKFVKTPEGLKPLDCFYLKLHGVKAEALNQSINIEQSQSDRSKRPFHPVTVSLPPEQVTKVTVGRLHFSETTANNMRKKGKPNPDQRYFMLVVALQAHAQNQNYTLAAQISERIIVRASNPGQFESDSDVLWQRAQVPDTVFHHGRVGINTDRPDEALVVHGNVKVMGSLMHPSDLRAKEHVQEVDTTEQLKRISRMRLVHYRYKPEFAATAGIEASAPETGVIAQEVKEVLPEAVKDAGAVVFANGKTIENFLVVNKERIFMENVGAVKELCKLTDNLETRIDELERWSHKLAQLRRLDSFKSTGSAGAFSHTGSQFSRAGSVPHKKRPPKVASKPPSVVPEQACVSQRFLQGTIIALVVVMAFSVVSMSTLYVLSLRTEEDLVETDGSFAVSTSCLLALLRPQHPGGSEAMCPWSSQSFGTTQLRQSPVTTGLPGTGPALLLVTPGLTHSAPGPAVRTLDLCSSHPCPVVCCSSPTPGPSTHPSVGPSFDPSHGRSPSPSPSAHHSDPSQMALLPGTNIRAKSWGLAANGIGHSKHSKSLEPVASPSVPFPGGQGKTKNSPSLRIHGRARRGVPPPTQTWGQADSAPALTSIQLLEISMPITAQYCAPGGACRPGNFTYHIPVSGSTPLHLSLTLQMNSSFPVSVVLCSLRSEEPCEEGGFPQSLHTHQDTQGTSHQWPVTILSFREFTYHFQVALLGQANCSAEAPVPLATDYYFRFYRLCD, from the exons CACGCTGCCTGACTCCCCCCCGGACTCGGGCTCGGAGGCCTACTCCCCCCAGCAG CGGGACCTGTACATGAAGGCAGAGCCCCCGATGCCCCCCTACGCTGCcatggggcaggggctggtgccCGCCGACCTGCACCACACGCAGCAGTCCCAGATGCTGCACCAGCTGCTGCAGCAACATGGAGCTGA GCTCCCCACACACCCCTCCAAGAAGAGGAAGCACTCGGAATCGCCCCCCAACACCCTCAATGCCCAGATGCTGAACGGAATGATCAAACAGGAGCCTGGGACCGTGACAGCCCTGCCCGCGCACCCCCCGcgagccccctccccgccctggcctccccagggccccctctccccaggccctggctcctTGCCTCTCAGCATCGCCCGGGTCCAGACACCGCCTTGGCACCCGCCAGGTGCCCCCTCGCCAG GCCTCCTACAGGACAATGACAGCCTCAGTGGCTCCTACCTGGACCCCAACTACCAGTCCATCAAGTGGCAACCACATCAGCAGAACAAGTGGGCGACCCTGTACGACGCCAACTACAAGGAGCT GCCCATGCTCACCTACCGCGTGGACGCCGACAAGGGCTTCAACTTCTCGGTGGGCGACGACGCGTTCGTGTGCCAGAAGAAGAACCACTTCCAGGTGACGGTATACATCGGCATGCTGGGCGAGCCCAAGTTCGTGAAGACGCCCGAGGGCCTCAAGCCCCTTGACTGCTTCTACCTGAAGCTGCACGGCGTGAAGGCAG AGGCCCTGAACCAATCCATCAACATCGAGCAGTCGCAGTCGGACCGAAGCAAGCGGCCCTTCCACCCTGTCAC GGTCAGCCTGCCCCCTGAGCAGGTCACGAAGGTGACTGTGGGGCGCTTGCACTTCAGCGAGACCACGGCTAACAACATGCGCAAGAAGGGCAAGCCCAACCCTGACCAGAG GTACTTCATGCTGGTGGTGGCCCTCCAGGCCCACGCACAGAATCAGAACTACACGCTGGCCGCCCAGATCTCGGAGCGCATCATCGTGCGG GCCTCCAACCCAGGCCAGTTTGAGAGCGACAGTGACGTGCTGTGGCAGCGGGCACAGGTGCCCGACACGGTCTTCCACCACGGCCGCGTGGGCATCAACACGGACCGTCCCGATGAGGCGCTGGTCGTGCACGGCAACGTCAAGGTCATGGGCTCACTCATGCACCCGTCAGACCTTCGGGCCaaggagcatgtgcaggag GTGGACACCACGGAGCAGCTGAAGAGGATCTCCCGCATGCGCCTGGTGCACTACAGATACAAGCCCGAGTTCGCCGCCACCGCGGGCATCGAGGCCTCGGCGCCAGAGACGG GGGTCATCGCCCAGGAAGTGAAGGAGGTGCTGCCGGAGGCCGTGAAGGACGCGGGCGCCGTGGTCTTTGCCAACGGGAAGACCATCGAGAACTTTCTGGTGGTGAACAAG GAGCGCATCTTCATGGAGAACGTGGGGGCCGTGAAGGAGCTGTGCAAGCTGACCGACAACCTGGAGACGCGCATCGACGAGCTGGAGCGCTGGAGCCACAAGCTGGCCCAGCTGCGGCGCCTGGACAGCTTCAAGTCCACGGGCAGCGCCGGCGCCTTCAg CCACACAGGGAGCCAGTTCAGCCGGGCAGGCAGCGTCCCCCACAAGAAGAGGCCCCCCAAGGTGGCCAGCAAG CCGCCGTCTGTGGTCCCGGAGCAGGCCTGCGTCAGCCAGCGCTTCCTGCAGGGGACCATCATCGCCCTGGTGGTGGTCATGGCCTTCAG CGTGGTGTCCATGTCCACGCTGTATGTGCTGAGCCTGCGCACCGAGGAGGACCTGGTAGAGACTGATGG CTCCTTTGCCGTGTCCACTTCCTGTCTTCTGGCCCTGCTCCGGCCCCAGCATCCGGGGGGGAGTGAGGCCATGTGCCCATG gtcCAGCCAGAGCTTTGGGACCACTCAGCTCCGACAGTCGCCTGTGACCACTGGGCTGCCAGGCACAGGGCCCGCTTTGCTGCTGG TTACCCCCGGCCTGACCCACTCAGCCCCAGGACCGGCCGTCCGCACCTTAGACCTGTGCTCCAGCCACCCCTGCCCCGTCGTCTGCTGCTCCTCGCCCACGCCAGGCCCTTCCACTCACCCTAGTGTTGGCCCCAGCTTTGACCCCAGCCATGGTCgcagccccagtcccagcccctccGCTCACCACTCAG ACCCCAGCCAGATGGCCCTGCTGCCCGGCACCAACATCAGAGCCAAGTCCTGGGGCCTGGCAGCCAATGGCATCGGCCACTCCAAGCATTCAAAGAGCTTGGAGCCTGTGGCCAGTCCTTCAGTCCCCTTcccgggggggcagggcaaaaccAAGAACAGCCCCAGCCTCCGAATCCATGGCCGGGCCCGTCGAGGGGTCCCCCCGCCCACTCAGACCTGGGGCCAAGCAG ACTCGGCGCCCGCCCTCACCTCCATCCAGCTGCTGGAGATCTCGATGCCCATCACCGCCCAGTACTGTGCTCCAGGGGGTGCCTGCAG GCCTGGGAACTTCACCTACCACATCCCTGTCAGCGGCAGCACCCCCCTGCACCTCAGCCTCACCCTGCAGATGAA CTCTTCGTTCCCCGTGTCCGTGGTGCTGTGCAGCCTGAGGTCGGAAGAGCCGTGCGAGGAGGGCGGCTTTCCACAGAGCCTCCACACCCACCAGGACACCCAG ggcaCTTCCCACCAGTGGCCAGTGACCATCCTGTCCTTCCGTGAATTCACCTACCACTTCCAGGTGGCGCTGCTG GGCCAGGCCAACTGCAGCGCGGAGGCCCCGGTCCCGCTGGCCACGGACTACTACTTCCGCTTCTACCGCCTGTGTGACTGA
- the MYRF gene encoding myelin regulatory factor isoform X7: MRPSARDLYMKAEPPMPPYAAMGQGLVPADLHHTQQSQMLHQLLQQHGAELPTHPSKKRKHSESPPNTLNAQMLNGMIKQEPGTVTALPAHPPRAPSPPWPPQGPLSPGPGSLPLSIARVQTPPWHPPGAPSPGLLQDNDSLSGSYLDPNYQSIKWQPHQQNKWATLYDANYKELPMLTYRVDADKGFNFSVGDDAFVCQKKNHFQVTVYIGMLGEPKFVKTPEGLKPLDCFYLKLHGVKAEALNQSINIEQSQSDRSKRPFHPVTVSLPPEQVTKVTVGRLHFSETTANNMRKKGKPNPDQRYFMLVVALQAHAQNQNYTLAAQISERIIVRASNPGQFESDSDVLWQRAQVPDTVFHHGRVGINTDRPDEALVVHGNVKVMGSLMHPSDLRAKEHVQEVDTTEQLKRISRMRLVHYRYKPEFAATAGIEASAPETGVIAQEVKEVLPEAVKDAGAVVFANGKTIENFLVVNKERIFMENVGAVKELCKLTDNLETRIDELERWSHKLAQLRRLDSFKSTGSAGAFSHTGSQFSRAGSVPHKKRPPKVASKPPSVVPEQACVSQRFLQGTIIALVVVMAFSVVSMSTLYVLSLRTEEDLVETDGSFAVSTSCLLALLRPQHPGGSEAMCPWSSQSFGTTQLRQSPVTTGLPGTGPALLLVTPGLTHSAPGPAVRTLDLCSSHPCPVVCCSSPTPGPSTHPSVGPSFDPSHGRSPSPSPSAHHSDPSQMALLPGTNIRAKSWGLAANGIGHSKHSKSLEPVASPSVPFPGGQGKTKNSPSLRIHGRARRGVPPPTQTWGQADSAPALTSIQLLEISMPITAQYCAPGGACRPGNFTYHIPVSGSTPLHLSLTLQMNSSFPVSVVLCSLRSEEPCEEGGFPQSLHTHQDTQGTSHQWPVTILSFREFTYHFQVALLGQANCSAEAPVPLATDYYFRFYRLCD; the protein is encoded by the exons ATGCGCCCTTCGGCG CGGGACCTGTACATGAAGGCAGAGCCCCCGATGCCCCCCTACGCTGCcatggggcaggggctggtgccCGCCGACCTGCACCACACGCAGCAGTCCCAGATGCTGCACCAGCTGCTGCAGCAACATGGAGCTGA GCTCCCCACACACCCCTCCAAGAAGAGGAAGCACTCGGAATCGCCCCCCAACACCCTCAATGCCCAGATGCTGAACGGAATGATCAAACAGGAGCCTGGGACCGTGACAGCCCTGCCCGCGCACCCCCCGcgagccccctccccgccctggcctccccagggccccctctccccaggccctggctcctTGCCTCTCAGCATCGCCCGGGTCCAGACACCGCCTTGGCACCCGCCAGGTGCCCCCTCGCCAG GCCTCCTACAGGACAATGACAGCCTCAGTGGCTCCTACCTGGACCCCAACTACCAGTCCATCAAGTGGCAACCACATCAGCAGAACAAGTGGGCGACCCTGTACGACGCCAACTACAAGGAGCT GCCCATGCTCACCTACCGCGTGGACGCCGACAAGGGCTTCAACTTCTCGGTGGGCGACGACGCGTTCGTGTGCCAGAAGAAGAACCACTTCCAGGTGACGGTATACATCGGCATGCTGGGCGAGCCCAAGTTCGTGAAGACGCCCGAGGGCCTCAAGCCCCTTGACTGCTTCTACCTGAAGCTGCACGGCGTGAAGGCAG AGGCCCTGAACCAATCCATCAACATCGAGCAGTCGCAGTCGGACCGAAGCAAGCGGCCCTTCCACCCTGTCAC GGTCAGCCTGCCCCCTGAGCAGGTCACGAAGGTGACTGTGGGGCGCTTGCACTTCAGCGAGACCACGGCTAACAACATGCGCAAGAAGGGCAAGCCCAACCCTGACCAGAG GTACTTCATGCTGGTGGTGGCCCTCCAGGCCCACGCACAGAATCAGAACTACACGCTGGCCGCCCAGATCTCGGAGCGCATCATCGTGCGG GCCTCCAACCCAGGCCAGTTTGAGAGCGACAGTGACGTGCTGTGGCAGCGGGCACAGGTGCCCGACACGGTCTTCCACCACGGCCGCGTGGGCATCAACACGGACCGTCCCGATGAGGCGCTGGTCGTGCACGGCAACGTCAAGGTCATGGGCTCACTCATGCACCCGTCAGACCTTCGGGCCaaggagcatgtgcaggag GTGGACACCACGGAGCAGCTGAAGAGGATCTCCCGCATGCGCCTGGTGCACTACAGATACAAGCCCGAGTTCGCCGCCACCGCGGGCATCGAGGCCTCGGCGCCAGAGACGG GGGTCATCGCCCAGGAAGTGAAGGAGGTGCTGCCGGAGGCCGTGAAGGACGCGGGCGCCGTGGTCTTTGCCAACGGGAAGACCATCGAGAACTTTCTGGTGGTGAACAAG GAGCGCATCTTCATGGAGAACGTGGGGGCCGTGAAGGAGCTGTGCAAGCTGACCGACAACCTGGAGACGCGCATCGACGAGCTGGAGCGCTGGAGCCACAAGCTGGCCCAGCTGCGGCGCCTGGACAGCTTCAAGTCCACGGGCAGCGCCGGCGCCTTCAg CCACACAGGGAGCCAGTTCAGCCGGGCAGGCAGCGTCCCCCACAAGAAGAGGCCCCCCAAGGTGGCCAGCAAG CCGCCGTCTGTGGTCCCGGAGCAGGCCTGCGTCAGCCAGCGCTTCCTGCAGGGGACCATCATCGCCCTGGTGGTGGTCATGGCCTTCAG CGTGGTGTCCATGTCCACGCTGTATGTGCTGAGCCTGCGCACCGAGGAGGACCTGGTAGAGACTGATGG CTCCTTTGCCGTGTCCACTTCCTGTCTTCTGGCCCTGCTCCGGCCCCAGCATCCGGGGGGGAGTGAGGCCATGTGCCCATG gtcCAGCCAGAGCTTTGGGACCACTCAGCTCCGACAGTCGCCTGTGACCACTGGGCTGCCAGGCACAGGGCCCGCTTTGCTGCTGG TTACCCCCGGCCTGACCCACTCAGCCCCAGGACCGGCCGTCCGCACCTTAGACCTGTGCTCCAGCCACCCCTGCCCCGTCGTCTGCTGCTCCTCGCCCACGCCAGGCCCTTCCACTCACCCTAGTGTTGGCCCCAGCTTTGACCCCAGCCATGGTCgcagccccagtcccagcccctccGCTCACCACTCAG ACCCCAGCCAGATGGCCCTGCTGCCCGGCACCAACATCAGAGCCAAGTCCTGGGGCCTGGCAGCCAATGGCATCGGCCACTCCAAGCATTCAAAGAGCTTGGAGCCTGTGGCCAGTCCTTCAGTCCCCTTcccgggggggcagggcaaaaccAAGAACAGCCCCAGCCTCCGAATCCATGGCCGGGCCCGTCGAGGGGTCCCCCCGCCCACTCAGACCTGGGGCCAAGCAG ACTCGGCGCCCGCCCTCACCTCCATCCAGCTGCTGGAGATCTCGATGCCCATCACCGCCCAGTACTGTGCTCCAGGGGGTGCCTGCAG GCCTGGGAACTTCACCTACCACATCCCTGTCAGCGGCAGCACCCCCCTGCACCTCAGCCTCACCCTGCAGATGAA CTCTTCGTTCCCCGTGTCCGTGGTGCTGTGCAGCCTGAGGTCGGAAGAGCCGTGCGAGGAGGGCGGCTTTCCACAGAGCCTCCACACCCACCAGGACACCCAG ggcaCTTCCCACCAGTGGCCAGTGACCATCCTGTCCTTCCGTGAATTCACCTACCACTTCCAGGTGGCGCTGCTG GGCCAGGCCAACTGCAGCGCGGAGGCCCCGGTCCCGCTGGCCACGGACTACTACTTCCGCTTCTACCGCCTGTGTGACTGA